From Rubripirellula reticaptiva, the proteins below share one genomic window:
- a CDS encoding DUF1254 domain-containing protein: protein MPDKETAQRVYDNLDFQRGVQAYLNSIQIASMGGMRKGILEFGPPNTTALLFEELMDSTTLFLTPNTTSVYMVAWLEMKDEPYVIETPPNVLGIIDSHWFHYVADFGNAGPDKGKGGKFLILPPGFKGDVPDGYHVAQSDTYGNWVIWRGFQVDGDPKPAVETTKRIFRMYPLSQKDSPPKMNFINVSGKKFNTIHRTDYQIFEEINDVVQAEPSEGQDPEILGQLASIGIKKGQPFKPDARMQKILKEAADVGAVTVRTLTARPRDEMFYFYPGEGVWSTPFPGGSYEFLDNGARVLDARSYFHFYATGITPAMTMKMVGKGSQYGVAYMDADGNALDGSKTYKVHLPPNVPAKDFWSFTLYDNQTRSELQTDQRFPGLDSNKKGLKQNTDGSFDIYFGPEAPEGQENNWIQSVPGKGWNMLIRLYGPEQPWFDKTWRPGDPELVD from the coding sequence GTGCCCGACAAAGAGACGGCTCAAAGAGTCTATGACAACCTTGATTTTCAGCGCGGTGTGCAGGCCTATTTGAACAGTATTCAAATTGCCTCGATGGGCGGCATGCGAAAGGGCATCCTTGAATTTGGTCCGCCCAATACGACCGCGCTGCTATTCGAAGAACTCATGGATTCCACGACACTCTTTCTGACGCCAAACACGACGTCTGTCTACATGGTCGCTTGGCTCGAAATGAAGGACGAGCCATACGTGATCGAAACTCCTCCGAATGTCCTTGGCATCATTGATAGCCATTGGTTTCACTATGTCGCTGATTTTGGCAACGCTGGACCGGACAAAGGCAAGGGTGGCAAGTTTCTGATCCTGCCGCCCGGCTTCAAGGGCGATGTGCCCGACGGCTATCACGTCGCCCAGTCTGACACCTACGGCAACTGGGTCATCTGGCGAGGTTTTCAGGTGGACGGCGATCCCAAGCCGGCTGTGGAGACAACCAAAAGGATCTTCCGCATGTATCCACTCTCACAGAAAGACAGTCCGCCGAAGATGAACTTCATCAATGTCTCGGGCAAGAAGTTCAATACGATCCATCGGACTGACTATCAGATCTTCGAAGAGATCAACGACGTCGTTCAGGCCGAGCCGAGCGAAGGGCAAGATCCAGAGATACTGGGTCAACTGGCTTCGATCGGAATCAAGAAGGGACAGCCTTTCAAACCTGATGCCAGGATGCAAAAAATTCTCAAAGAGGCCGCTGATGTGGGTGCCGTGACGGTTCGTACGCTGACGGCGCGTCCCCGAGATGAAATGTTTTACTTCTACCCGGGCGAAGGTGTCTGGAGCACTCCATTTCCGGGCGGGAGTTATGAATTCCTGGACAACGGTGCTCGCGTGCTGGACGCCCGCAGCTATTTCCACTTCTACGCGACGGGCATCACCCCGGCGATGACCATGAAGATGGTGGGCAAAGGCTCGCAATATGGCGTGGCCTACATGGACGCGGATGGCAATGCTCTCGACGGCAGCAAGACCTACAAAGTGCATCTGCCGCCCAACGTGCCAGCCAAGGATTTCTGGTCGTTCACGCTCTACGACAATCAGACTCGCTCCGAGCTCCAGACCGACCAGCGGTTTCCGGGCCTCGACAGCAACAAGAAAGGCCTGAAGCAAAACACCGATGGTTCCTTCGACATCTACTTCGGTCCCGAAGCACCGGAGGGACAAGAGAACAATTGGATTCAATCCGTTCCCGGTAAAGGTTGGAACATGCTAATCCGCCTCTACGGCCCGGAGCAACCGTGGTTCGACAAGACCTGGCGACCGGGTGATCCGGAGTTGGTTGACTAA
- a CDS encoding BlaI/MecI/CopY family transcriptional regulator, which translates to MVRKKKNLPPVSPAETEILRLVWKLGTATVQQVCDALSKKPPANYATVQTLMRRLEKKGYVEHEVDGKAHVFTAAVKQEDVIKRTVGDFVDRLFGGDPLPLMLHLADQSELGDDDIKRLKKLIEKHG; encoded by the coding sequence ATGGTACGTAAGAAGAAAAATTTGCCGCCCGTCAGCCCAGCCGAGACGGAGATATTGCGGCTCGTGTGGAAACTTGGGACGGCAACCGTTCAGCAAGTCTGTGACGCGCTGTCGAAGAAGCCGCCTGCCAATTACGCCACCGTGCAAACGTTAATGCGACGATTGGAAAAGAAAGGCTATGTCGAGCACGAAGTTGACGGCAAGGCCCATGTGTTTACGGCTGCGGTGAAACAGGAGGACGTGATCAAACGCACGGTTGGCGATTTCGTTGACCGACTCTTTGGTGGCGATCCTTTGCCGTTGATGCTTCATCTTGCCGATCAAAGCGAGCTTGGTGATGACGATATCAAGCGATTGAAGAAACTGATCGAAAAACACGGCTAG
- a CDS encoding TetR/AcrR family transcriptional regulator, protein MSDSKQSQIRRRNDPSQSSALRKSERTRQAILDSALDFLWTHPFRELTVGELMSLAGTSRSAFYQYFADLHELMEALLRGIEDDIFAAATPWFEGAGDPIPLLEETMAGLVGVCYRQGPILRAVSDAAPMDGRLEKAWTGFLHDFDVAVTDRIEQHQAAGLIKQFEARPIAIALNRMDAYLLIHHFGRRPRGNQELVQKAILRIWISTLYGDEALAASDSENRSKRRVPKSKNK, encoded by the coding sequence ATGTCAGATTCCAAACAATCTCAGATTCGTCGCAGGAACGATCCCAGCCAGAGTTCGGCGTTGCGCAAGTCCGAAAGAACTCGGCAAGCGATTCTTGATAGTGCATTGGATTTCCTGTGGACGCATCCCTTCCGTGAGTTGACGGTTGGTGAGTTAATGTCCCTCGCCGGCACCAGTCGGTCGGCGTTCTATCAGTATTTTGCTGACCTTCATGAATTGATGGAGGCACTGCTGCGGGGAATTGAAGACGACATCTTTGCGGCTGCCACGCCCTGGTTCGAGGGAGCGGGCGACCCCATTCCGCTGCTCGAGGAAACGATGGCTGGGCTGGTAGGAGTTTGTTATCGGCAAGGGCCGATTTTGCGTGCCGTTTCTGACGCTGCTCCCATGGATGGCCGGTTGGAAAAAGCCTGGACGGGTTTTCTGCATGATTTCGACGTCGCTGTCACGGATCGGATCGAACAACATCAAGCCGCCGGCTTGATCAAGCAATTTGAGGCTCGCCCGATAGCCATTGCGCTCAACCGAATGGACGCTTATCTGCTGATTCACCATTTTGGACGCCGTCCGCGCGGGAACCAGGAATTGGTTCAGAAAGCGATCCTCCGAATCTGGATATCCACGCTCTATGGTGACGAGGCGCTGGCAGCATCCGACTCCGAAAATCGATCGAAGCGGCGAGTGCCAAAATCGAAGAATAAATAA
- a CDS encoding DUF1254 domain-containing protein — MKTKRIVVRAIVAVSVTLAGINCWAQPPKLKMTTDIPTSITAPDKVETSIGTLEYFDGVPQPKTVETVYDYLDRSRAVQVFLNSIPAMSVATLREGQASVGADTCNKICIWDSLMDSESLLLTGNTSTMYAVGFLDLQKDGPSVIDLPPGMLGILDDMEFHYMSDLGVAGPDKGKGGKFLVLPPGYKGDVPEGYFVVPSKTSGVWVFMRGYLDKSLPLEQAIPAASANIRNSLKVYPLATKDNPPAMEFINVSGKNMNTVLPNDDSFFEKLHALIQTEPESYLGPEAKGMMAAIGIEKGKPFNPDARMKKILTDAAAVGNAAARAISYFPRDPGNLLYGKDSTWVMAYADKDTSFTRNGAYRLDPRVLFHFGYICVSPAMAVTVAGKGSDYGLNMLDAKGQVLDGSKTYKLHLPPNPPAKDFWAVTMYDTQTRSQLQTDQQFPTLGSQDKGIKKNADGSYDIYFAPNAPQGQEGNWLQTIPGKSWWIGLRMYGPLQPWIDKTWRPGEIELVQ; from the coding sequence ATGAAAACCAAACGAATAGTCGTGCGCGCAATTGTCGCGGTGTCCGTAACGCTGGCAGGAATCAATTGCTGGGCGCAACCGCCGAAGCTGAAGATGACCACCGACATTCCGACGTCAATCACGGCTCCGGATAAGGTCGAAACTTCGATCGGTACGCTTGAGTATTTCGACGGTGTGCCGCAGCCGAAAACGGTCGAAACCGTTTACGACTATCTCGATCGCTCCAGGGCTGTGCAGGTGTTTCTCAACTCCATTCCGGCCATGTCCGTCGCCACATTGCGTGAGGGCCAGGCGAGCGTCGGTGCGGACACCTGCAACAAGATTTGCATCTGGGATTCCCTGATGGATTCCGAGTCACTGCTGCTGACCGGGAACACTTCCACCATGTATGCCGTCGGTTTTCTCGATCTGCAGAAGGATGGCCCCTCGGTGATCGACCTTCCACCCGGCATGCTGGGCATCCTGGACGACATGGAATTTCATTACATGTCGGATCTTGGTGTGGCTGGCCCTGACAAAGGCAAGGGCGGGAAGTTTCTGGTGCTGCCCCCCGGCTACAAGGGCGACGTGCCTGAGGGCTACTTCGTAGTGCCGTCAAAGACAAGCGGCGTGTGGGTTTTCATGCGTGGCTATCTGGACAAGAGCCTGCCGCTGGAGCAAGCGATTCCAGCCGCCTCGGCCAACATTCGCAACAGCCTGAAGGTGTATCCGCTGGCGACGAAGGACAATCCGCCGGCGATGGAGTTCATCAACGTCTCCGGCAAGAACATGAACACGGTTTTGCCGAACGATGACAGCTTCTTTGAAAAGCTGCACGCTTTGATTCAAACAGAACCGGAGAGTTATCTCGGTCCTGAAGCGAAAGGCATGATGGCCGCCATCGGTATTGAAAAGGGAAAGCCATTCAATCCCGACGCGCGGATGAAAAAGATCCTCACCGATGCAGCCGCAGTCGGGAACGCTGCCGCTCGCGCCATCAGCTACTTCCCACGCGATCCAGGCAACCTGCTGTACGGCAAAGACAGCACGTGGGTCATGGCCTATGCCGACAAGGACACGTCCTTCACTCGCAATGGCGCCTATCGTCTTGATCCGCGCGTGCTCTTTCACTTCGGATACATCTGTGTGTCTCCGGCCATGGCTGTCACGGTTGCCGGCAAAGGTTCGGACTACGGTCTGAATATGCTCGACGCCAAAGGACAGGTGCTCGACGGTTCCAAGACCTACAAGCTGCATCTGCCGCCGAACCCGCCAGCCAAAGACTTCTGGGCGGTCACGATGTACGACACGCAAACTCGTTCGCAACTGCAGACTGACCAGCAGTTCCCAACGCTTGGTAGCCAGGACAAAGGCATCAAGAAAAACGCCGACGGTTCGTACGACATCTACTTTGCACCCAATGCACCGCAAGGCCAGGAAGGCAACTGGCTGCAAACGATTCCCGGCAAGAGCTGGTGGATTGGTTTGAGAATGTACGGTCCACTGCAACCTTGGATCGACAAGACATGGCGACCGGGCGAGATCGAGCTGGTTCAGTAG
- a CDS encoding outer membrane protein assembly factor BamB family protein, which translates to MIRRSVYSLLLSAALVTFDSVGLRAEEWNQFRGSNFGRTSESQVAELWNSDAVAWKTPLPGRGSSCPVVFKDRAYVTAYTGFGINDDAPGNPGDLVRHLFCINLSDGSIVWQKDVPAPSHKAEYNNWGVGVHGYASSTPAVDETGVYVYFAEAGLIAFDFDGNQRWQADCGSNTHSFGSGNSPVLYKGTVIINASVESGDLIALKKSDGSEVWRQGGIGESWNSPVIYKSQTNSDELALSIKGKILAFDPNTGKPLWSCAGIDDYICPNIIVEDGILYAGGGRRSRLIAIRSGGSGDVTESHKIWDIVQGSNVSSPVYHEGHVYWAREKGGLVYCVDATTGETNYEQRLNPSSDLIYASPLLADGRLYYVSRKNGIFTVAATPEFKLLSHTNLDGDDSIFNASPVVISDGSVLLRSDQFLYRLGPQE; encoded by the coding sequence GTGATTCGACGTTCAGTTTATTCGTTGCTTCTGTCAGCTGCTCTTGTCACCTTCGATTCCGTCGGACTGCGGGCGGAAGAATGGAATCAGTTCCGCGGTTCGAACTTTGGTCGCACCTCAGAGTCACAAGTCGCCGAACTTTGGAACTCAGATGCCGTAGCTTGGAAGACTCCTCTTCCGGGGCGCGGAAGCTCCTGTCCGGTCGTTTTCAAAGATCGTGCTTACGTCACTGCGTACACCGGTTTCGGCATCAACGATGATGCGCCTGGCAATCCCGGTGATTTGGTTCGGCACCTATTCTGTATCAATTTGTCCGACGGAAGCATCGTTTGGCAGAAAGACGTGCCGGCTCCCTCGCACAAAGCCGAATACAACAACTGGGGCGTCGGTGTCCACGGCTACGCATCGAGCACACCTGCCGTCGATGAGACGGGAGTCTACGTATACTTCGCGGAAGCCGGACTGATCGCGTTCGACTTCGATGGCAACCAGCGTTGGCAAGCCGATTGCGGATCCAACACCCATAGCTTCGGCTCGGGCAATTCACCAGTTCTTTACAAGGGCACCGTGATCATCAACGCAAGTGTCGAAAGCGGTGACTTGATTGCGTTGAAAAAGTCTGATGGCAGTGAAGTTTGGCGACAGGGTGGTATCGGCGAGTCATGGAATTCGCCAGTCATTTACAAAAGCCAGACCAACAGCGACGAATTGGCGTTGTCGATCAAGGGAAAGATCTTGGCTTTCGATCCGAACACGGGCAAGCCACTGTGGAGCTGCGCTGGCATCGACGACTACATTTGTCCCAACATTATCGTTGAAGACGGCATCCTCTACGCCGGTGGTGGCCGACGAAGCCGACTGATTGCCATTCGCAGTGGCGGGTCTGGGGATGTCACCGAGTCGCACAAGATCTGGGACATTGTGCAAGGTTCCAACGTATCGTCACCCGTGTATCACGAAGGGCATGTGTATTGGGCACGTGAGAAAGGCGGACTGGTGTATTGCGTTGACGCCACGACTGGTGAAACGAATTACGAGCAACGACTCAATCCGTCCAGCGATTTGATTTACGCCTCGCCACTGCTCGCCGACGGACGGCTGTATTATGTCAGTCGCAAGAACGGCATCTTCACGGTCGCCGCAACCCCCGAATTCAAGTTGCTTTCTCACACGAACCTAGACGGAGATGATTCGATCTTCAACGCTTCGCCCGTGGTGATCAGTGACGGAAGCGTTCTCCTGCGAAGCGATCAATTTCTCTATCGACTAGGCCCTCAAGAGTGA
- a CDS encoding tyrosine-type recombinase/integrase: MSTKFPSAVQRYCKAKKHSKGTSDEYKATVRKWISWGQEIPLEQLSRSSIRDFLDWVYDDAVEQGGENPERTSNKARDHVRAVAAWAWENDIIESLPRFPKPRPQRDVAGRQYLSKAELNALYFATYQMRRPRAWKQPHSFGQYWRSAIVLFFNYGLDTGTIWKTKTTHEPLLWRHVFWSRESPDRQSKLRSRYGWIFYRRVKTNKSFYRPMNRAVHAHLRRLQPPTLVPEEPIFVGGTARPNAVFKRLIALAGIRDKVDIETGVAKDWLLKDLRKTCATYYDEHLPESSIEILGHSVSGVTYRHYAHRDPLAFKAIMTIPQPSAFMALPQGIEGECPCCRRKFAGG, from the coding sequence ATGTCGACAAAGTTTCCATCCGCTGTCCAACGCTATTGCAAAGCCAAAAAGCACTCGAAGGGTACAAGCGACGAGTACAAAGCCACCGTGAGAAAGTGGATCAGTTGGGGGCAAGAGATTCCTCTGGAACAGCTATCTCGATCAAGCATTCGAGATTTCCTGGATTGGGTTTACGACGATGCGGTTGAACAAGGGGGTGAGAATCCGGAGCGGACATCGAACAAGGCACGTGATCATGTCCGCGCTGTCGCCGCATGGGCATGGGAAAACGACATCATTGAATCGCTTCCGCGATTCCCAAAGCCGCGTCCGCAACGCGATGTCGCTGGTCGTCAGTATCTGAGCAAGGCGGAACTGAACGCACTCTACTTTGCCACGTACCAGATGCGCCGACCACGCGCGTGGAAGCAACCGCACTCGTTTGGCCAGTACTGGCGATCCGCAATCGTTCTTTTTTTCAACTACGGCCTGGACACGGGTACCATCTGGAAGACCAAAACAACTCACGAACCGCTCTTATGGCGGCACGTTTTCTGGAGCCGTGAATCGCCCGATCGACAATCGAAGCTTCGATCTCGCTATGGATGGATATTCTATCGACGAGTTAAAACGAACAAATCGTTCTATCGGCCGATGAATCGAGCGGTTCACGCACATTTGCGTCGCCTTCAACCTCCGACGCTCGTACCGGAGGAACCGATCTTCGTGGGTGGAACTGCGAGACCCAACGCGGTCTTCAAACGGTTGATCGCCCTCGCCGGGATTCGCGATAAAGTCGACATTGAAACCGGCGTTGCCAAAGACTGGCTGCTGAAGGACCTCCGCAAGACCTGCGCGACATACTATGACGAACACCTGCCTGAGTCTTCCATCGAAATCCTCGGTCACTCTGTGAGCGGCGTCACGTACCGGCACTATGCTCATCGAGATCCATTGGCATTCAAAGCAATCATGACGATCCCTCAGCCTTCCGCTTTCATGGCTCTACCACAGGGAATCGAGGGTGAATGCCCTTGCTGCCGGCGGAAGTTCGCGGGCGGATGA
- a CDS encoding DUF1254 domain-containing protein, which yields MKITRCVTTSLAVMMALCLVDPALAQQAGDTSEETVNLFESVGKKQTARDFKPAPDKMETNFGTLEFEGGSFPTEASTQKIYDEMDRQRATQAYMEFYPALSLYSIVKSQIRDFGFKSASDVGVMADFMTPSENYLTGNNITVYAFASIDLKVDGPTVVEIPPGMYGNANDAAFKYLTDFGPTGPDKGKGGKYLFLPPGYKGETPKDHFVFRSPGYRIWAMMRGFGEVGNGDQAVKWFKDRLKVYPLATGPREHTAVNCSGIGANTLPPEDGSVFTMLNEIIQYEPTELFDKELLGRLATLGIEKGKAFKPDQRMQGIFDTAAKQGVAMSRAIVYASRDPDINYWPNRHWEKMFIRNTEFVADGHDDIDARTLWHYQAICVSPNLLSTTAGVGTAYLTAFRDKDGAYLLGDKNYRLRVPAKPPVKRFWAVTAYDPISRSLLGSGGNINVGSTGKPDINADGSVDIYFGPKMPAGKKGNWIKTDPDKGFFVVFRFYGPLEGYIEKSWVLNDFELLK from the coding sequence ATGAAAATAACACGATGTGTTACAACAAGCTTGGCCGTGATGATGGCCCTTTGCCTGGTAGATCCCGCGTTGGCCCAACAGGCCGGGGATACGTCTGAAGAGACCGTGAACCTTTTTGAATCCGTGGGAAAGAAACAGACAGCCAGGGATTTCAAACCGGCACCCGACAAGATGGAAACCAACTTTGGCACGCTGGAGTTTGAGGGCGGTTCGTTTCCGACAGAAGCGTCGACGCAAAAGATCTACGATGAGATGGATCGGCAGCGCGCGACTCAGGCTTATATGGAATTCTATCCGGCGCTGTCGCTGTACTCGATCGTGAAGTCGCAGATTCGCGACTTCGGGTTCAAGTCCGCTTCGGACGTCGGCGTTATGGCCGATTTCATGACACCGAGTGAGAATTACTTGACTGGCAACAACATCACGGTCTACGCCTTTGCCTCCATCGACTTGAAAGTGGACGGGCCCACCGTCGTGGAAATCCCGCCGGGAATGTATGGCAATGCCAACGACGCCGCTTTCAAATACCTCACCGACTTCGGCCCCACCGGACCGGACAAGGGCAAGGGCGGCAAGTACCTCTTTCTGCCTCCAGGTTACAAAGGCGAAACTCCAAAAGATCATTTTGTGTTCCGATCACCGGGCTACCGGATCTGGGCGATGATGCGTGGCTTCGGCGAAGTTGGTAATGGCGATCAGGCCGTAAAATGGTTCAAGGATCGCTTGAAGGTTTACCCCTTGGCCACGGGGCCCCGCGAACACACCGCCGTCAATTGCTCCGGAATCGGTGCCAATACTCTGCCTCCCGAAGACGGTTCAGTGTTCACGATGTTGAACGAGATCATCCAGTATGAGCCGACGGAATTGTTCGACAAGGAATTGTTGGGCCGACTCGCCACGCTGGGCATTGAAAAGGGCAAGGCCTTCAAGCCGGACCAGCGGATGCAAGGCATCTTCGACACGGCAGCCAAGCAGGGTGTCGCCATGTCGCGGGCAATCGTCTATGCATCGCGCGATCCGGATATCAACTATTGGCCGAATCGGCATTGGGAAAAAATGTTCATACGCAACACCGAGTTCGTCGCTGACGGCCACGACGACATCGACGCCCGGACCCTTTGGCACTATCAGGCCATTTGCGTTTCACCGAATCTGCTTTCTACGACAGCGGGCGTGGGCACGGCCTATCTCACCGCGTTTAGAGACAAAGACGGCGCCTATTTGCTCGGTGACAAAAACTATCGACTGCGCGTGCCGGCCAAGCCTCCTGTCAAACGCTTTTGGGCAGTGACTGCCTATGACCCAATCAGCCGAAGTCTGCTCGGTTCGGGAGGGAACATCAACGTCGGCAGCACGGGTAAACCCGACATCAATGCCGATGGCTCGGTGGACATCTACTTCGGCCCGAAAATGCCAGCAGGGAAAAAGGGCAACTGGATCAAGACAGATCCTGACAAGGGCTTCTTCGTCGTCTTCAGATTCTATGGCCCACTCGAAGGCTACATCGAAAAGTCATGGGTCCTCAACGACTTCGAGCTGCTGAAGTAA